One region of Etheostoma spectabile isolate EspeVRDwgs_2016 chromosome 21, UIUC_Espe_1.0, whole genome shotgun sequence genomic DNA includes:
- the fgf21 gene encoding fibroblast growth factor 21 isoform X1, with translation MFLFPYTSFSCLSCFLLIIPLPFSLSFYLTDSNPLLSFDNQVREVHLYTDNHRRAMYLQMTGDGKVSGSDTQTCYSVLELKSVNPGHIVIQGKSSSLFLCVDSGGHLRGQVRQAKTTHFPKVSIYPFVQGTVCICCSFQVQYSEADCTFRELLLADGYTRFLSSHHGFPMSLASRHSPDQHTVPFTRFLPLRNTLAGDSVSEQPPSNQRLFNVDSDDLFGMSLNTMVSPHFSVDK, from the exons atgtttttgtttccataCACCTCTTTCTCCTGCCTGTCTTGTTTTCTCTTAATCATCCcacttcctttctctctttcattttaTCTCACTGACTCCAACCCACTGTTGTCCTTTGATAACCAGGTCAGAGAGGTACACCTCTACACAG ATAATCACAGAAGAGCAATGTATCTGCAAATGACGGGCGACGGGAAAGTGTCCGGCAGCGATACTCAGACTTGTTACA GTGTGCTGGAGCTGAAATCTGTCAATCCAGGCCACATTGTCATCCAGGGAAAGTCAtcatctctgtttctctgtgtggaCAGCGGAGGCCATTTAAGGGGGCAGGTACGGCaagcaaagacaacacatttTCCTAAAGTCTCCATCTATCCTTTTGTTCAAGGTACAGTTTGCATCTGTTGTTCCTTTCAGGTGCAATACTCGGAGGCTGACTGCACCTTCAGAGAACTGCTGCTGGCAGATGGATACACCCGTTTCCTGTCCTCGCACCATGGATTTCCTATGTCTCTGGCATCAAGACATTCCCCAGATCAACACACAGTCCCCTTCACTCGATTCCTACCACTTAGGAATACTTTGGCAGGGGACAGTGTGTCTGAACAGCCACCAAGCAATCAGAGACTTTTCAATGTGGACTCGGATGATCTTTTTGGAATGAGTCTAAATACTATGGTCAGTCCTCATTTCTCAGTGGACaagtaa
- the LOC116671249 gene encoding potassium voltage-gated channel subfamily A member 2 isoform X2, whose product MDSSDPQDDERGGGRKESDGENGKQLKNQLNCEEKGEKEIQVNEKEKKETRHSGSLWRNGWAPSERLAINVSGMRYETQLRTLAQFPDTLLGDPRRRLRYFDPLRNELFLDRNRACFDAILYFYQSGGRLRRPANIPLDIFMDELLFYELGQDIMSRFKEDEGFAKEEERPLPSNEIQKRLWMLFEHPESSSGARIIAIISVMVIVVSILIFCLETLPDFRNEKEAREAYFYKYHSQAKNISENMPLPHSVFHDPFFLVETVCICWFSFELLMRFACSPSKMYFFKDVMNIIDFSAILPFFVTLGTELAKDNDASPATSLAIIRVIRS is encoded by the exons ATGGACAGCAGTGACCCGCAAGACGACGAAAGAGGAGGCGGAAGGAAAGAGAGCGATGGAGAGAACGGTAAACAGCTGAAAAACCAACTCAACTGtgaggaaaaaggagagaaggagatcCAAGTGAAcgagaaggagaagaaagagacCCGACATTCTGGGTCTCTATGGAGGAATGGATGGGCACCGAGTGAAAGACTGGCCATCAATGTCTCTGGGATGCGCTATGAAACTCAGCTTCGCACCTTAGCCCAATTCCCTGACACCTTGCTTGGTGACCCTAGGCGTAGGTTACGGTACTTTGACCCACTTCGAAACGAGCTCTTCCTAGACCGAAACCGTGCCTGCTTTGATGCCATTCTGTACTTCTACCAGTCAGGAGGAAGGCTTCGGAGGCCCGCGAACATACCCCTGGACATCTTTATGGATGAGCTGTTGTTCTACGAGCTGGGACAGGACATTATGAGTCGCTTCAAGGAGGACGAAGGTTTTgcaaaagaggaggagaggccGCTACCGTCCAACGAAATCCAGAAAAGACTATGGATGTTGTTTGAGCACCCCGAGTCCTCATCAGGCGCACGCATCATAGCCATCATCAGTGTCATGGTCATTGTGGTGTCCATCCTCATCTTCTGCCTGGAGACATTGCCTGACTTCAGGAATGAGAAAGAAGCACGAGAG GCATATTTTTACAAGTACCACTCCCAGGCAAAGAACATATCTGAGAACATGCCTCTTCCACACAGTGTTTTCCATGACCCCTTCTTCCTGGTAGAAACCGTCTGCATATGCTGGTTCTCCTTCGAGCTCCTCATGCGCTTTGCTTGTTCTCCCAGCAAGATGTACTTCTTCAAGGATGTCATGAACATCATCGATTTCAGTGCCATCCTACCCTTTTTTGTCACTCTGGGAACGGAGCTGGCCAAGGATAATGACGCCTCTCCAGCCACATCCTTGGCCATCATCAGAGTCATCAG GTCTTAG
- the LOC116671249 gene encoding potassium voltage-gated channel subfamily A member 7 isoform X1, which produces MDSSDPQDDERGGGRKESDGENGKQLKNQLNCEEKGEKEIQVNEKEKKETRHSGSLWRNGWAPSERLAINVSGMRYETQLRTLAQFPDTLLGDPRRRLRYFDPLRNELFLDRNRACFDAILYFYQSGGRLRRPANIPLDIFMDELLFYELGQDIMSRFKEDEGFAKEEERPLPSNEIQKRLWMLFEHPESSSGARIIAIISVMVIVVSILIFCLETLPDFRNEKEAREAYFYKYHSQAKNISENMPLPHSVFHDPFFLVETVCICWFSFELLMRFACSPSKMYFFKDVMNIIDFSAILPFFVTLGTELAKDNDASPATSLAIIRVIRLVRVFRIFKLSRHSKGLQILGQTLKASMRELGLLIFFLFIGVIIFSSAIYFAEADHTDTHFISIPHAFWWAVVTMTTVGYGDMYPATVWGKLVGSMCAIAGVLTISLPVPVIVSNFSYFYHRETECEDNTEYTHVQTGLWEDKGPEGEIEEIEEGDRDPEGDYYAIEGICNPLNGTLLGGLCTGQGTEFRGGNMYLREPLVTQV; this is translated from the exons ATGGACAGCAGTGACCCGCAAGACGACGAAAGAGGAGGCGGAAGGAAAGAGAGCGATGGAGAGAACGGTAAACAGCTGAAAAACCAACTCAACTGtgaggaaaaaggagagaaggagatcCAAGTGAAcgagaaggagaagaaagagacCCGACATTCTGGGTCTCTATGGAGGAATGGATGGGCACCGAGTGAAAGACTGGCCATCAATGTCTCTGGGATGCGCTATGAAACTCAGCTTCGCACCTTAGCCCAATTCCCTGACACCTTGCTTGGTGACCCTAGGCGTAGGTTACGGTACTTTGACCCACTTCGAAACGAGCTCTTCCTAGACCGAAACCGTGCCTGCTTTGATGCCATTCTGTACTTCTACCAGTCAGGAGGAAGGCTTCGGAGGCCCGCGAACATACCCCTGGACATCTTTATGGATGAGCTGTTGTTCTACGAGCTGGGACAGGACATTATGAGTCGCTTCAAGGAGGACGAAGGTTTTgcaaaagaggaggagaggccGCTACCGTCCAACGAAATCCAGAAAAGACTATGGATGTTGTTTGAGCACCCCGAGTCCTCATCAGGCGCACGCATCATAGCCATCATCAGTGTCATGGTCATTGTGGTGTCCATCCTCATCTTCTGCCTGGAGACATTGCCTGACTTCAGGAATGAGAAAGAAGCACGAGAG GCATATTTTTACAAGTACCACTCCCAGGCAAAGAACATATCTGAGAACATGCCTCTTCCACACAGTGTTTTCCATGACCCCTTCTTCCTGGTAGAAACCGTCTGCATATGCTGGTTCTCCTTCGAGCTCCTCATGCGCTTTGCTTGTTCTCCCAGCAAGATGTACTTCTTCAAGGATGTCATGAACATCATCGATTTCAGTGCCATCCTACCCTTTTTTGTCACTCTGGGAACGGAGCTGGCCAAGGATAATGACGCCTCTCCAGCCACATCCTTGGCCATCATCAGAGTCATCAGGTTAGTGAGGGTGTTCAGGATCTTTAAGTTGTCTCGTCACTCTAAGGGCCTTCAGATTCTTGGTCAGACACTGAAGGCCAGCATGCGTGAACTGGGCCTGCTTATCTTCTTCCTGTTTATTGGCGTCATCATCTTCTCCAGTGCCATCTACTTTGCTGAGGCTGACCACACCGACACACACTTTATCAGCATACCACATGCCTTCTGGTGGGCAGTTGTCACCATGACCACAGTGGGCTATGGTGACATGTACCCAGCAACGGTGTGGGGTAAGCTAGTGGGCTCAATGTGCGCCATTGCTGGTGTTCTCACCATCTCGCTGCCAGTGCCCGTCATAGTGTCCAACTTTAGCTACTTCTACCATCGGGAGACTGAATGTGAGGATAATACCGAGTACACACACGTCCAGACGGGTCTGTGGGAGGACAAGGGTCCAGAAGGGGAGATAGAGGAAATAGAGGAAGGGGATAGAGATCCAGAGGGAGATTATTATGCCATTGAAGGCATATGCAACCCTTTGAATGGGACTTTGCTGGGTGGACTGTGTACAGGGCAGGGCACAGAGTTCAGAGGAGGAAACATGTATCTGAGGGAACCACTGGTTACTCAAGTGTAG
- the fgf21 gene encoding fibroblast growth factor 21 isoform X2 — translation MFLFPYTSFSCLSCFLLIIPLPFSLSFYLTDSNPLLSFDNQVREVHLYTDNHRRAMYLQMTGDGKVSGSDTQTCYSVLELKSVNPGHIVIQGKSSSLFLCVDSGGHLRGQVQYSEADCTFRELLLADGYTRFLSSHHGFPMSLASRHSPDQHTVPFTRFLPLRNTLAGDSVSEQPPSNQRLFNVDSDDLFGMSLNTMVSPHFSVDK, via the exons atgtttttgtttccataCACCTCTTTCTCCTGCCTGTCTTGTTTTCTCTTAATCATCCcacttcctttctctctttcattttaTCTCACTGACTCCAACCCACTGTTGTCCTTTGATAACCAGGTCAGAGAGGTACACCTCTACACAG ATAATCACAGAAGAGCAATGTATCTGCAAATGACGGGCGACGGGAAAGTGTCCGGCAGCGATACTCAGACTTGTTACA GTGTGCTGGAGCTGAAATCTGTCAATCCAGGCCACATTGTCATCCAGGGAAAGTCAtcatctctgtttctctgtgtggaCAGCGGAGGCCATTTAAGGGGGCAG GTGCAATACTCGGAGGCTGACTGCACCTTCAGAGAACTGCTGCTGGCAGATGGATACACCCGTTTCCTGTCCTCGCACCATGGATTTCCTATGTCTCTGGCATCAAGACATTCCCCAGATCAACACACAGTCCCCTTCACTCGATTCCTACCACTTAGGAATACTTTGGCAGGGGACAGTGTGTCTGAACAGCCACCAAGCAATCAGAGACTTTTCAATGTGGACTCGGATGATCTTTTTGGAATGAGTCTAAATACTATGGTCAGTCCTCATTTCTCAGTGGACaagtaa